A segment of the Zingiber officinale cultivar Zhangliang chromosome 8B, Zo_v1.1, whole genome shotgun sequence genome:
TAAGtacagattttttatttttaacgtaagtgatattaatatataaaaatatgtttgATTAAGATATATTTCAAATCCAAATTTAATGAACAATTTGGGCCAGGCTAGCATGTGTACTACATTCAATTTCTCGATTCAGATCAACTTGATTTTTTAGTcaacaaaattaattataattttttttttaacgtaAGTGATATTAGTATTCGATTaagatatattttaaatccaaatttaatatacaatttgtCCCTCATGTGTACTAAGTTGGGATCAACTCAATTTCTCGTTTCAGATCAACTAGATTTTTTGTTAACAAAATTAAGtatagattttttaattttaacgtAAATGATATTGGTACATAAAAATATGTTCTATTAAGATATATTTCAAATCACAATTTAGACAATCATGTGTACTACATTGGTCCAGATGATCCTTATTTCGATAACCGTTCAGATCAATTTACATGGATCAGCTCAGTTGCTCGATCGATTCAAATCAGCTTGATTTTTGTTGGGTCACCAAcatttattacaatttttgttcttttaacaTTTGTGGAAATACTACATCAAAATTTGTTTAATGCCCTCTATCCATTGATACACTAATTGACTTGGCTACTTTGTGTATCAACGACTGGTTAATTCAAGTCTAACATGTACATCTCTTGTGCAAAATTTCTCCTACCTCTCCCTCCACGACATCCACCTCTTGTGCCCCTAGTATTTCTCCTACCTCCCCTTGCATTAGTTTCACTTGCAGAAATGAATCGATTAGTCCTCGATTAGTCTACCACGGGGTTGGGTAACTCGAGGATCCAACACAGGTGTGCCTTCAACCATAGTTTAcaaaatcgcgatccggatcataggatcgtacgatcctatgaTCCGGAAATCCAAAAacgatccaggatcgtgcagaatcgcTTTTTGCAGTAGGATCGCAGTAGGATCGGTAGGATCAGAACAGAATCGGTAGGACCGGAACAGAATCAGAGCAGGATATGTGGAAGCtttaagaggtcataacttttgactcggattgaaccacgtgacctataatatatcaaatcaaagttcgttcagagatctttaataaattttaaagctTATCCTTAACCATCCTATTTCAAatccaaaaaatatcatttaaattcttttcggatgtctagaagattttattttttttattatctttttttcatcttattagggttttaaattatttaaacatatgtttaattatttttgagttagttttttatcaataatattctgtcatttattTTTCCCAAAATAATGAGTTTTTGGATGCCTATCGTCTAGAATTGTGTGacatcaaccagtctttagaaaattatttccgacgttcatatttgaatcaaagaaTTCAATAGCTTCTGTTATATGCGTTAGGTACTTGTTGGcctttaaattgaattatcttataaaccaaagaaatatttttgacattgaatgtgttattattattgtgttaatagaaattttatattctttcattttatgatatgaaaatataaatattattactatacgaaaatgatagttgaattataagttaatttcaatttatacatgtagtaatgtaatttgagatgttgagtgtaaatgattgcatatatatacaaaattagttatttatttatatgtacatgagtttttaaagtattttttctaattattaattaatcatgtatgataagattttaagaATTTTTGGTAGGATcatacgattctacgatccgattctgaccgatccgatccgatcctgaccttAAATTGATTCTACGTAGGATCACGATTCTATAAACTATACCTCCAACTACTTGTTCTTCTGCCATATGTTCTATTGACTGTGCTTGTTCTTCTGCCATATGTTCAAAATAAGCATGCATTCCCTCACTTCTTTGTGTAGAAATCATACCTGCCCAAAAAGTGTGATTCAAGTAAATAGGCACCCAGTTTTCTCTATCGTCGTATAGAGCTTTCAGCCATTCACTTCCTTCCATTCCATGACTCCTTACAAATTCAGCCCATTTACTCTCAAAAGTACCAATGGTAATGCTGTCATACACCATTGCTTTGAACTCAACAACTGCCTTGTCAAAATCAACCGCATTCTTGAACTTCTGGGGCACTTTCGACAGAATATGCCACAAGCAAAATTGATGATAGTGTTGGGCATCACATCCCTTAGGGCTGCAGGCTATTTTAATACTCTCACACTGCTCCGTTAATGTAGCAGTAGGATGAATGTTTCCCATTGCCTCGAGCCAATTCATGAAGAGCCACTTGAATGATCTTGCATCTTCATGTGTAACCAAGGCACACCCTAATAAAATGGACTGACCATGATGATTATATTGATGCCGACGAACGTGGCAAAAGGCATCTTATATTTATTAACCAAGTAAGTTGTGTCGAAGCTTATAACATCATGAAATTCTTCATATGCAGCTTTGCTTCGGGGATGAATCCACAACACATTGCATTGCCTGCCTTCATCATCAACATCCATCAAATGAAAGAAGTTCCTGTCCCTCAATTGCATTGTTATAAAGAGCTTGCGAATGCCCTCAGCATCTCCATCACCAAGTCTTGACATTCTTCTCTTCACCATAAAATTTCTGCAATCTTTAGGAAGACATCCTAAATTCTAAGGTCTACCAGCTTGAACTTCTAATAGCTTGATATTCTTGCATGGCCTTCGACCGACAATGTTCGTAAGCTTCTAATTGTCTTTTTCATGTTCACTGACAAAGACCTATGTCTTGACATTAAAATTGACATTTCAGGATTAAAATCATGATTGTGGTTTATGCATATTTTCGAAACCACTCAACACCCATTTACTTACTTGATTATTGCATTAATTTTAGCTGGGCAATTTATTCTTTTTAAGAAATTTCAAACCGTTGTTTTCTATCCCGATCACAAATAATCACTACATACTTATCTTCTTCACTAACCTTGTGAGCTGCTCTTTTTGCAATGCTAAAGCCTTTGAGTCGGGCGTGTTTTTGATAAGCTGTGAACGTACTATCAATACTATCAAATATCATACCAGGCGAATGTCCGACTTCAACATTTAAATTCTTCGAGAATCCTTTCATAATATGGGTCCTATCGACTTCGTCTGAGTTGGATTGGTGTCCATGCTCTGAATTTTTCTCAAACAAATTTTcatcatcaaaataaaaaatttctgcCATCAAAGAATCCCTATTCTTGAAGTTTTTGATCTCCATAATTTTttatagagaagaagaagagaatagtTTTTGATAGAGAAGAAGAATAGAATTGATGttgtgatttttaattttaatatcaatTTTATTTCTAGACTAATTAAAGTCAGAATAGTATAATTAAGaactaattattaattttttatgggGAAATATCATtaacagttttcaataaattctctaaCTGATTTTAAGTTCTTAATAAATTTTTCAACTAATTTTAAGTTTTACAAGATaagaataattaataatttaattaagggtTAATtagtaatttattatatataaatattattaaaaatatttaattaattttctagctGGCAGTATCATTTACCGTTGGTATCCTCTTTTGATAAATGTGAAGATAATTTTGTTGGAAAATGTGAATGAAAAAGTGATGAATGATGAGATTTAATTGTagatgagtttttaattttacattGAGAATTTTGTAGTTACGAGATTGATTTAATATTGAATCATAATACTTGAAATTGTAGCTATGAGGAGAGATTCTGGCTCGCACGTGGGCATGTAAGATTTGTCAAGGGTTTGAACATTCGGCAATTTATCAAATCACGCACCTAGACATCTTAATTGACCAAAAGACGTATGTTATTTTGGTATTTATCAAAGGATGTACTTTTTCAAATGTACTTCCCTTCTTATCCTTCTgacaaatcaattttttttttgtcatttttcttttcttcctcttctctttcctatctcctctttcatcaactacatttaagatttagttaattttttgataacattttaatacatttagataagctaaaataaactatgaatagtaaatttgaactccttgtaatcatagaaatccacaggaattgaaataagtgcaatcagagctttctaggtccatcagtagatttcggtcaaaactcactaatggacctagagagctccgattgcacatatttcagtttctatggattcctggtgttgcaaggagttcaaatatgctatccattgtttattttgacttttagaatgtgttaaaatataagaataaagaaTTTCATAtaagacccacgttgggcctgatatcatatcaggcccaacgtgagcctgatatgattcatatcaggcctaacgtggagtcttttactgattttttttatattttaatattttataaaagttaaaataataatggatagcatatttgaactccttgcaacatcaggaatccacagaaactgaaatggatgtaatcggagctctctaggtccatcagtgggttttgatcgaaacccactaatggacctagagacctcagattacacccatttcagttcctgtggattcctaATGCcccaaggagttcaaatatgttatccattgtttaatttgacttttagaaggtgttaaaatataagaagaaagaatcagcaaaaaaactccacgttaggcctgatatgaatcatatcaggcccacgttgggcctgatatgattccatatcagacctAATGTGGGTCTCACTCTATTAGAAATGCTCAACTGTTTTAGGAACTCTTCATTTCATAATGGATGTGTTTATGATTGCTCTAAGTAGAAAAATAGATAAGGACATCAATGCATATCCTCCTACATAAATGTTTCAGCCAGTGATGAAATCAAGTAGAAAAAAGCAGTAGCAAAACGTTGAGAGTTCTCTGACAAATTGGAGAATGTATAATGCTTCATTACCTGTAAGAAATACAAATGCAAACACTTAGAACAAATAGTCATAGTATAGTTATTGAAAAAAGAGAAGATATGTATAATTCCAATAAACAGAATTGACACAATACCAGATAGACCTAATTCTTCTACTAGCTTGTAACTGCAAATAAGTCATGACTCacttatttcttctttctttgtaaaagaaaattaatccaGAAAATGAGATCACTTACGAGAAATAAGGGAAAAGGACAAAGAGACACCACTCCAAATTCTGAAGGTTGAAAGAAAAGTGTGTCAATTATTTAAATGGGTAAAAGATACCAAGCAAAAGGCAGAGGAATTGAAAAAATCCTTACTTTTCAATATCCAATCCAGCATATTTGAAGAGGTATTCAGCAGTTGAGGCTTTTCCAATGTGCATAATTTTTCAAACCCCCAACAAAGATATACATTATGAACTGAGATTtaagtcaaaataaaatgctacattggaaatgaagagttcctaaaacagttgagcattcctaatagagtgagattcacattgggcctgatatggaattatatcaggcccaacgtgggcctgatttgATTCATATCAGGCTTAACGTGAAgtctttttgctgattctttcttcttatattttaacacattctaaaagtcaaaataaataatggataacatatttgaactccttgcaacattaggaatccacaggaactgaaatggatgtaatatgaggtctctaggtccatcagtgggtttcggtcaaaacccactgatggacctagagagctccgattacacctATTTTAGTTTCTGTGGATTCctgatattgcaaggagttcaaatatgctatccattatttattttgacttttagaaggtgttaaaatataagaagaaagaatcggcaaaaaagctccatgttaggcctgatatgattttttttgctgattctttcttcttatattttaacattttctaaaagtcaaaataaacaatggatagcatatttaaactccttgcaataccaggaatccacagaaactgaaatgggtacaattggagttctctaggtccatcagtggattttgatcgaaacccactTATGGACTTAGAgaactccgattgcacccatttcagttcctatggattcctggtgttgcaaggagttcaaatatgctatccattgtttattttgacttttagaagatgttaaaatataagaagaaagaatcaataAAAAatctccacgttaggcctgatatgaatcatatcaagacTATGTTAGACCTGATATGATTTTTTTGTAGTGCATTCTTATGTTTAGCTTGCAGTAATTATACAAGTGAAAGAATGTACTACTGACCCAAACATAAAACTCATAATGAATTACAGAGACAAAATACAGTATTTATGAAGAATTACAAAGACAGGAAGAATTGGACTTGTAAATTAAATACCTCTTATTTTCTTACAATGATACAAGCTGAAGTCCTCAGTAACACACCATAAGCTAGAAAACATGCATGAGATAACATCTTGTTACTATCTCCATTTCTCATGAATTGAGGCAGCTATAACCTTGCTTTGGCATCTGTCCTGTGACGTGATATTTGGCCGCACTTTCTTCTGACTTTAATAGCTCTTCACGACACATAGCCTCAGTCATTGCTCTCTTCTCTTTGGCTGCTTTGTGAACCATAGtaattttgtttttcattttctcagCATATTCTGCTTCTTGTTCTCTAATTTTTGCTGTCCACACAGTGTTAGAGCAATCATAGACACATCCATTATGAAATGAAGAGTTCCTAAAACAGTTGAGCAttcctaatagagtgagacccacattgggcctgatatggaatcatatcaggcctaatgtggaaccttttttgctgattctttattcttatattttaacatcttctaaaagtcaaaataaataatagatagtatatttgaactctttgcaacatcaggaatccacagaaactgaaatgggtgtaatcggagctctctagttCTATCAGTGGgtcaaatatgctatctattatttattttgacttttagaaggtgttaaaatataagaagaaagaatcagcaaaaaggctccacgttaggcctgatatgaatcatatcagacccaacgtgggcctgatatgaaatttttttgctgattctttctttttatattttaacacattctaaaagtcaaaataaacaatggaccatcagtgagttttgaccgaatctactgatagacctagagaactctgattgcacttatttcaattcttgtggatttctgagattacaaggagttcaaatttactattcatagtttattttagcttctctaaatgtattaaaatgttatcaaaaattaattaaatcttaaatgtCTTTGATAAAATAggagataggaaagagaagagggagaaaagaaaaacgacaaaaaaaaaaaatttgatttgtcagaaggataaaaagggaagTACACTTGAAAAAGTGCGTCTTTTGATAAATACCAAAGTAACATACGTCTTTTAGTCAATTAAGATATCTAGGTGCGTGATTTGGTAAATTGTCGTTGAACATTGAATAAGGTGATTTGTATGCGagcataaaataaatttatttttttaataaattttaaatccaGAATATTCCCGGTAACATCAAGAAAAGATtttctaataaattttttattttatgtttactTCGATCTAAATTTTATCCGTTATATTTCTTCTTAAAATAATTGTCTCGATTTAATACTTTAGTCATATCCTCTATTTCTAATAACACAAAtttcttaattttattatttgaatAATTTCAAGATGATTCCCTTCTCAAAGGATATTCCAtgcatctaattttttttattaaaaaaaaatctccctttaatcaacaattaagaaGTGAGACTttatcttttttgtttttttgcctCTTAATTTTTGTTtacttctatttatttatttatttataatatataaataactattttgtgtttatatttaatttaggagaaaattcattttccatagttaactatttaaaaatttaaaataaccaaaattattattatttatttctgataagttttaaataaattcattataatggttaaaaaattaaaaaaataaataaataacaatggATCATGTTAGCTAATAGTACTCCGCGGGCACATAGTCCGTATGATATAAACGCTCTTCTTCTCCATTATTGGCCATCGTTTTTCTCCAATGCCGAATGGTTACACGAAGCCATCGATTGTTCTCAGGCTCTTCACTTGGCCGCTCCTCTGCCTTCTGCTCCTCGTCGCCTCCAGTCGCTTCTTCTCGCACTCTAATGCTCCAGGCCGGGGCGATGCGCCCACATGGAAAGCCCCCTTTCGCCCCTCGGATTTGATCCCCGTCCTACCGCGTAAGGCGGCGTGGCCGCTCCTCCGATCGCTAAGGAGCGCTGCAGACCTCCTTCCAGCATTTGTAGGCGCCGCATCCGATGAAAAGGGTGCTCTCGAGTGGAAAGGCGCCTGCTTTTACAATAACACGGCGTGGATGGAGTTCCACAACAAGAGTGGGTCCCGATTTGGAGGCGGGACTCTCCATATCGAGGTTTATGTTGAAGAAATTCCTTTTCATAATCGATTTTTACCATTGGGGTTCAGCTAGTCAGGGATTAGGAtcagggtttagggttttgattagGTGGAATTTGTCGCATTCTTCGGCAAGATAATCTTCTAGTTAAGCTTGATGGGGTAATTTTGTGCCTTGTTCAATAGTAggatcatttttaaaattctttttatgttTGTCTTTCTTTCTTATGGCAGTTAGTTAAGTGTGAACTGTGAAATTAACTCTAGACATTCCAACTGCTTGATGTGAGTGAGCCTTTTGAAGAATATTCATTTGTTCCTCTATTTTTCATAATGAAGCAATGGAAAATTTCTCACTTTATTCAGAACTTTTCATGAAGTATTTTCTCTTAGTTCCTAGTAGTTGCTTTATGTAGATTCATTTTTCTTATCAAATTGTTACTTGGAATAAATTGGTCCTGCTCAAAATTGTACCTAATCCAGGAGTAGTTGATCAAGGTTGTTAAGTGTTGTGCATTGTGTATTCCTTGCATGTTTGTATATGTTGCGATTAAAAATTCTGTGTCCATTATGTTTCCATTTTTAAGGTATATGCAGTTGTTATAAAATGGAAACTGAGTATGCATATTACTTTTCAAGTTTTAAGTGCAATTTGGAGCATAATATACTGGGTAAGGATCATTAGTGGTTTGGAAGCAAATGTGATTGTGGATAACACTTTGAGTATGTGATTAATTAGTATTGGGACATTGGTACCTCTCTTTTGGCTAGGCCTAGCCGTCATGCTTAGATAATTTGTCAATATGTTTTAAGTTAGGAGCTTGCATTTGATAATTTGTACAGAGTGTGTAGCATTGATCATGAGATTTGAAGATTGATCTAAACAAGCTTAAATGATTGACTTTATGGATCTAGTGTGGAGCCATATGGGGCTTCAACCTCATGGATGCTCATTAAGCTTGAATATCGACCCAAGGAGTCATGTGTTGATTGAAGCAATCTTGAGTTTGTTATGGGTAGAATGAATATAACAATAAGACTTGCTTTTAGATAGGAATTATtaactaggggtgtaatcgaatTGAACCGAACTGAGCCAAACAGTAAGAAACTCGAGCTCGGGCTCAGTTTgttatccttaagctcgagctgggctcgtaataaaattaaatagctcgagcttgactatatatatatatgataaacgAGTCTCTTAATGAACACGTTCGCAAGCTCAAGAATCAAATATtgttaagctcgagctcgactcaatAATGTTTTCGAGCTCAAAATCATGCTCGAGCTCAGCTTGTTAACTTAATCAAACGATTGTTTTTTCGAACCGAGTCCTGAATAGCTCGCGAGTGGTTTGGCTCGTTTATTAACTAAGGAGTTTCATCCTAGGAGTTTTAGAGCTTAAGGATGTTTGAAAGTTTGTCTCACGGGTTAGGATCCACCCTTTTAGATGATCGACCAAACTAAAGACAAACCTATATCTATCTTTGAAGGTGTTTTAACTAAAAACTCATGTTTGGTTGACTAAACATTAGTTTTGGGAAAAGGAATTGACCAATAATTT
Coding sequences within it:
- the LOC122013640 gene encoding protein FAR1-RELATED SEQUENCE 6-like, which codes for MSRLGDGDAEGIRKLFITMQLRDRNFFHLMDVDDEGRQCNVLWIHPRSKAAYEEFHDVISFDTTYLVNKYKMPFATFVGINIIIMWLFMNWLEAMGNIHPTATLTEQCESIKIACSPKGCDAQHYHQFCLWHILSKVPQKFKNAVDFDKAVVEFKAMVYDSITIGTFESKWAEFVRSHGMEGSEWLKALYDDRENWVPIYLNHTFWAGMISTQRSEGMHAYFEHMAEEQAQSIEHMAEEQVVGGIVYRIVILRRINLREEQKKLVEEIKDLKGEMKEFLIRSCKEATKEYVRDMLLEEFPLSKMYELFLECVKEEASRKPVSMIVISDSSFAQ